The following proteins come from a genomic window of Platichthys flesus chromosome 1, fPlaFle2.1, whole genome shotgun sequence:
- the hnf4b gene encoding hepatic nuclear factor 4, beta isoform X2 has product MKLTGTVLKLEFSHRSTEAEHSNNTTVTPLETNTTDSGVSAPSPPQPERGRAQCSICADRATGRHYSASSCDGCKGFFRRSIRNNHTYNCRFNSQCAVDKDKRNQCRSCRLQKCFKAGMRKEAVQNERDRINSHRAKGQTVGTLSITVLQRAEASATQFPAPVSPISHDIDTRKTACVGDVFHSMKQQLLLLVEWAKHIPEFCSLPLDDRVTLLRTHSAEHLILGAARRSLPCNNLILLGNDFVIPLRGAQTEVSTVAFRIQEELVKPLRELDLLDTEFSCLKAIVFFSPDCPGLESPRLVRHLRFQAQLLLEEATCEQRGRFGELLLILPALQSVAWQMVERLHLAQLLGEARMDSLLQEMLLGEDNSGTQEQQRASPPNHTSAMSHVSTSPPGGSPAAHAD; this is encoded by the exons ATGAAGCTCACTGGGACCGTCCTGAAACTGGAGTTCTCTCATCGCAGCACAGAGGCCGAGCATTCAAACAACACAACGGTGACACCActagaaacaaacacaacag ATTCCGGAGTGTCAGCCCCATCACCACCACAGCCGGAGAGAGGCCGGGCCCAGTGCTCGATCTGTGCAGACAGAGCCACAGGGAGACATTACAGCGCCTCCAGCTGTGACGGCTGCAAAGGCTTCTTCAGGAGGAGCATCCGCAACAACCACACTTACAACTGCAG GTTCAACAGTCAATGTGCGGTGGACAAAGACAAACGGAACCAGTGTCGTTCCTGCAGACTGCAAAAGTGTTTCAAGGCTGGAATGAGAAAAGAAG CTGTTCAGAATGAGAGAGACCGCATCAACAGTCACAGAGCCAAGGGACAGACAGTGGGCACTCTGTCCATCACTGTGCTCCAGCGGGCAGAGGCCAGCGCGACACAG TTTCCAGCTCCGGTCTCACCCATCAGTCATGACATCGACACCAGGAAGACGGCCTGTGTGGGTGACGTGTTTCACTCCATGAAGCAGCAACTCCTCCTGCTGGTGGAGTGGGCGAAACACATCCCCGAGTTCTGCAGCCTCCCTTTGGACGACAGG gtgacCTTGCTACGAACCCACTCTGCAGAGCATCTTATTCTGGGGGCAGCACGACGCTCTTTGCCTTGCAACAATCTCATCCTTCTAG GCAATGACTTTGTGATCCCCCTGAGAGGCGCCCAGACAGAGGTGTCCACCGTGGCTTTCAGAATCCAAGAGGAGCTGGTCAAACCTCTCAGAGAGCTGGACCTCCTGGACACAGAGTTTTCTTGCCTCAAAGCCATCGTCTTCTTCAGCCCGG ACTGTCCAGGTTTGGAGAGTCCTCGTCTCGTTCGACATCTGCGGTTCCAggcccagctgctgctggaggaggcgaCCTGTGAGCAGAGGGGAAGGTTCGGGGAGCTCCTGCTGATCCTGCCCGCCCTGCAGAGTGTGGCCTGGCAGATGGTGGAGAGGCTGCACTTAGCACAGCTGCTGGGTGAAGCCAGAATGGACAGCCTGTTGCAGGAGATGCTGCTGGGAGAAG aCAACAGTGGGACTCAAGAGCAGCAAAGAGCTTCACCCCCAAACCACACCTCTGCCATGTCCCACGTCTCAACAT ctcctccaggcggTTCTCCTGCTGCCCACGCAGACTGA
- the hnf4b gene encoding hepatic nuclear factor 4, beta isoform X1, translating into MKLTGTVLKLEFSHRSTEAEHSNNTTVTPLETNTTDSGVSAPSPPQPERGRAQCSICADRATGRHYSASSCDGCKGFFRRSIRNNHTYNCRFNSQCAVDKDKRNQCRSCRLQKCFKAGMRKEAVQNERDRINSHRAKGQTVGTLSITVLQRAEASATQFPAPVSPISHDIDTRKTACVGDVFHSMKQQLLLLVEWAKHIPEFCSLPLDDRVTLLRTHSAEHLILGAARRSLPCNNLILLGNDFVIPLRGAQTEVSTVAFRIQEELVKPLRELDLLDTEFSCLKAIVFFSPDCPGLESPRLVRHLRFQAQLLLEEATCEQRGRFGELLLILPALQSVAWQMVERLHLAQLLGEARMDSLLQEMLLGEGTDNSGTQEQQRASPPNHTSAMSHVSTSPPGGSPAAHAD; encoded by the exons ATGAAGCTCACTGGGACCGTCCTGAAACTGGAGTTCTCTCATCGCAGCACAGAGGCCGAGCATTCAAACAACACAACGGTGACACCActagaaacaaacacaacag ATTCCGGAGTGTCAGCCCCATCACCACCACAGCCGGAGAGAGGCCGGGCCCAGTGCTCGATCTGTGCAGACAGAGCCACAGGGAGACATTACAGCGCCTCCAGCTGTGACGGCTGCAAAGGCTTCTTCAGGAGGAGCATCCGCAACAACCACACTTACAACTGCAG GTTCAACAGTCAATGTGCGGTGGACAAAGACAAACGGAACCAGTGTCGTTCCTGCAGACTGCAAAAGTGTTTCAAGGCTGGAATGAGAAAAGAAG CTGTTCAGAATGAGAGAGACCGCATCAACAGTCACAGAGCCAAGGGACAGACAGTGGGCACTCTGTCCATCACTGTGCTCCAGCGGGCAGAGGCCAGCGCGACACAG TTTCCAGCTCCGGTCTCACCCATCAGTCATGACATCGACACCAGGAAGACGGCCTGTGTGGGTGACGTGTTTCACTCCATGAAGCAGCAACTCCTCCTGCTGGTGGAGTGGGCGAAACACATCCCCGAGTTCTGCAGCCTCCCTTTGGACGACAGG gtgacCTTGCTACGAACCCACTCTGCAGAGCATCTTATTCTGGGGGCAGCACGACGCTCTTTGCCTTGCAACAATCTCATCCTTCTAG GCAATGACTTTGTGATCCCCCTGAGAGGCGCCCAGACAGAGGTGTCCACCGTGGCTTTCAGAATCCAAGAGGAGCTGGTCAAACCTCTCAGAGAGCTGGACCTCCTGGACACAGAGTTTTCTTGCCTCAAAGCCATCGTCTTCTTCAGCCCGG ACTGTCCAGGTTTGGAGAGTCCTCGTCTCGTTCGACATCTGCGGTTCCAggcccagctgctgctggaggaggcgaCCTGTGAGCAGAGGGGAAGGTTCGGGGAGCTCCTGCTGATCCTGCCCGCCCTGCAGAGTGTGGCCTGGCAGATGGTGGAGAGGCTGCACTTAGCACAGCTGCTGGGTGAAGCCAGAATGGACAGCCTGTTGCAGGAGATGCTGCTGGGAGAAGGTACAG aCAACAGTGGGACTCAAGAGCAGCAAAGAGCTTCACCCCCAAACCACACCTCTGCCATGTCCCACGTCTCAACAT ctcctccaggcggTTCTCCTGCTGCCCACGCAGACTGA